The Sulfitobacter guttiformis genome contains a region encoding:
- the betI gene encoding choline-binding transcriptional repressor BetI, giving the protein MPKLGMEPLRRASLVRATIAEIGRAGSLDVTVGQIAKTAGMSTALAHHYFGGKKQIFLAAMRHILKEYGDVVRASLAGAASPFERAEAIITASFDETCFAPDTVSTWMTLYAVASTQPEMTRLLALYQSRLRSNLTHALRPLTAKPEADADTLAALIDGLYLRAALSDAGSRGQARRTALRTLEMIVRPEK; this is encoded by the coding sequence ATGCCCAAGCTGGGAATGGAGCCATTGCGCCGTGCCTCGCTGGTACGGGCGACCATCGCCGAGATTGGTCGTGCAGGTTCTCTCGATGTGACTGTAGGTCAGATTGCGAAGACCGCAGGCATGTCCACAGCGCTGGCGCATCATTACTTTGGCGGCAAGAAGCAGATTTTCCTCGCGGCGATGCGTCATATTCTCAAGGAATATGGCGATGTCGTGCGCGCAAGTCTTGCAGGGGCTGCGAGCCCGTTTGAACGTGCAGAGGCGATCATCACAGCCAGTTTTGACGAGACCTGTTTTGCGCCGGACACCGTGAGCACGTGGATGACCCTTTATGCTGTGGCATCGACACAGCCGGAAATGACACGGCTTCTGGCACTCTATCAATCGCGGCTGCGTTCTAATCTCACCCATGCTCTGCGCCCTCTGACCGCTAAACCGGAAGCGGATGCGGATACGCTGGCTGCCTTGATCGACGGGTTATATTTGCGTGCTGCGTTGTCCGATGCTGGCTCCAGGGGACAAGCAAGACGTACTGCACTTCGCACTCTGGAAATGATCGTGAGACCTGAAAAATGA
- a CDS encoding DMT family transporter: MVTRNPQRPLAGIFWMLMTGVCFIMVTALVKTMGPRLPPGEAAFLRYAMGLVFLLPSLGTIRNAHLTKRQWTLFSLRGLCHAGGVILWFYAMVRIPIAEVTAMGYLAPIYVTVGAALFLGERLATPRIVAVLLGLAGAAIILRPGFREVSDGHIAMLIAAFVFAGSYLVAKVLADEVKPSVVVAMLSVFVTIGLAPFAAADWITPNARELAFLASVAMFATAGHYTMTLAFAAAPMTVTQPVTFLQLIWATLLGLLWFGEAVDIWVVLGGIVILGSVTFITWREAMLKRQVTPDAPATKV, from the coding sequence ATGGTAACCCGAAATCCCCAACGGCCGCTCGCCGGTATCTTCTGGATGCTGATGACCGGCGTTTGTTTTATTATGGTAACGGCACTGGTGAAAACCATGGGGCCGCGACTGCCTCCCGGGGAGGCGGCATTCTTGCGCTATGCCATGGGTCTGGTGTTTTTGTTGCCCTCGCTCGGCACGATCCGTAACGCCCACCTGACAAAGCGTCAGTGGACGCTGTTTTCATTGCGCGGGCTGTGCCATGCGGGGGGCGTAATTCTGTGGTTTTACGCGATGGTGCGCATTCCCATCGCCGAGGTAACTGCAATGGGCTATCTCGCGCCGATTTATGTAACTGTAGGTGCGGCACTATTTCTGGGGGAGCGGTTGGCCACTCCACGCATCGTTGCTGTTTTACTGGGGCTGGCAGGTGCCGCGATAATCCTCCGACCCGGTTTCAGGGAGGTGAGTGATGGCCACATTGCAATGCTGATCGCAGCCTTTGTTTTTGCCGGCAGTTATCTTGTGGCGAAGGTGCTCGCCGATGAGGTCAAGCCAAGCGTTGTCGTTGCCATGCTGTCGGTTTTCGTGACGATCGGTCTGGCCCCCTTTGCTGCTGCCGACTGGATAACGCCAAACGCGCGAGAGCTGGCATTTTTGGCCAGTGTAGCAATGTTTGCAACGGCAGGGCACTACACAATGACCCTCGCCTTCGCGGCAGCACCGATGACCGTGACCCAGCCTGTTACCTTTCTTCAACTCATCTGGGCCACGCTTCTGGGGCTTTTGTGGTTTGGCGAAGCTGTTGATATCTGGGTGGTTTTGGGCGGTATTGTGATACTTGGCTCGGTTACATTCATCACTTGGCGTGAGGCGATGCTCAAGCGGCAGGTGACGCCGGACGCCCCCGCCACGAAGGTCTGA
- a CDS encoding LysE/ArgO family amino acid transporter — translation MMSSFVPGFLLSLSLILAIGAQNAFVLRQGVRREHVFWVCLTCAITDALLISAGVAGFGALAVAVPWFETAMRFGGAAFLFVYGTRAAISALQGGAVLEPAGENGQSLKRTILTLLAITFLNPHVYLDTLVLVGSISAQYPDRVAFAAGAISASAIFFFILGYGARLLQPVFARPVSWRILDGLIAVTMWAISAALLLG, via the coding sequence ATGATGTCATCGTTCGTCCCCGGCTTTCTCCTGAGCCTATCGCTAATTCTCGCGATCGGGGCACAGAACGCATTTGTGCTTCGACAGGGCGTGCGGCGCGAGCATGTGTTCTGGGTGTGCCTGACGTGTGCGATCACTGATGCGCTGCTGATTAGCGCGGGCGTCGCAGGGTTTGGCGCATTGGCAGTAGCGGTGCCTTGGTTCGAGACGGCAATGCGCTTTGGCGGTGCTGCGTTCCTGTTTGTCTACGGTACGCGTGCAGCAATAAGTGCATTGCAAGGGGGGGCAGTGCTTGAACCAGCGGGCGAAAATGGCCAATCGCTCAAACGGACGATCCTGACGTTGCTTGCCATCACCTTTCTCAATCCCCACGTCTATCTTGATACTCTTGTCCTTGTTGGATCAATTTCGGCGCAATACCCGGATAGGGTTGCCTTTGCCGCTGGTGCAATCTCGGCCAGTGCTATCTTCTTCTTCATCCTCGGCTACGGTGCGCGGCTGTTGCAGCCGGTTTTTGCAAGGCCCGTAAGCTGGCGTATCCTCGATGGGCTGATCGCAGTAACGATGTGGGCAATATCGGCGGCGCTGCTACTCGGTTAA
- a CDS encoding YebC/PmpR family DNA-binding transcriptional regulator produces MAGHSKWANIQHRKGRQDKLRSKMFSKFSKEITVAAKMGDPDPDKNPRLRLAVKEAKQASMPKDNIDRAIKKATGGDAEDYEEIRYEGYGTNGVAVIVETMTDNRNRTASVVRSTFTKYGGNLGETGSVGFMFDRKGEVMYPASVGDADTVMMAAIEAGAEDVESSEDGHVIYCADTDLNEVSTALEAVLGESDSTKLIWQPTVTTELDLEGMQKLMKLIDALEDDDDVQRVTANFEASDEVMEALE; encoded by the coding sequence ATGGCAGGCCATTCGAAATGGGCAAACATCCAGCACCGCAAGGGGCGTCAGGATAAACTGCGCTCTAAGATGTTCTCGAAATTTTCCAAGGAAATTACGGTTGCGGCCAAGATGGGAGACCCCGATCCCGATAAGAACCCCCGCCTGCGTCTGGCGGTGAAGGAGGCCAAGCAGGCCTCGATGCCCAAGGACAATATCGACCGCGCAATCAAGAAGGCGACAGGGGGCGATGCGGAGGACTACGAAGAAATCCGCTATGAGGGTTATGGGACAAACGGTGTTGCGGTGATCGTCGAGACGATGACCGACAATCGTAACCGCACCGCATCTGTTGTCCGCTCGACCTTCACCAAATATGGCGGCAATCTCGGTGAGACCGGAAGCGTGGGCTTTATGTTCGATCGCAAGGGCGAGGTTATGTACCCCGCTTCTGTAGGCGATGCCGACACAGTGATGATGGCCGCGATCGAGGCTGGTGCCGAAGATGTAGAGAGCTCCGAGGACGGGCATGTGATTTATTGCGCAGACACCGATCTGAACGAGGTTTCAACCGCGCTCGAGGCGGTGCTGGGCGAGAGTGACAGCACCAAATTGATATGGCAGCCCACCGTTACGACCGAGCTGGACCTTGAGGGCATGCAAAAGCTGATGAAGCTGATTGATGCGCTGGAAGATGATGATGATGTACAGCGTGTTACAGCGAATTTCGAGGCTTCGGACGAGGTGATGGAAGCGCTTGAATAA